AACGCGCAATTGCACTCTGTCCTCTACACAAACCCCACCTTCCACACCTCAAGAACTTACTCAGAAACAACCCTCGCCGCCCGCCGCCGTCCGCCGCCCTTCCCTCTCTTCATATCCCTCTCCCCCTCCCCAAATCCAACCAAGAactgaactaaaaaaacatgaaatccTTACCCCTGATTTTGGCTCTGTTTTCACTCTCCATTTTGGCTCACCCCCACCCAATCTCCGCCCATATCTTCCCCAACGCCTCCTCAATTCCGTCGTGGCTCAACCGGACCAAATACGCTTGGGACCAATTCCAGAACCTCAAAGGCTGCCGCCCTGGCGATCACCTCACCGGCCTCTCCAATCTCAAGACATACCTTAATAAATTCGGCTACATTCCCAACTCCCCTTCCAATTTCTCCGATCTCTTCGACAATGTTCTCCAATCTGCCCTTTTAACGTATCAGAAGAATTTCAATCTCAACGCCACCGGCTTCCTCGACGACCAAACCCTCGCTCAGATTCAGCTACCCAGATGTGGAATCGCCGATATAATCAACGGCGCTTCTTCTATGAACTCCGGTAGCCCAGTGGCTCATAACGCTACTCGTTTTCACTCTGTTTCTCATTACTCTTTCTTCCCTGGACGTCCTCGCTGGCCTGACCACCGTCGGGATTTGACTTACGCATTTGCGCCGGAGAATGGTCTTACTAATGAGGTTAAAGGGGTTTTCACTAGGGCTTTTGCTCGTTGGGCGGCTGTTACGCCGTTGACGTTCACGGCGGTGGAATCGTTCAGAGCGGCGGATATCCGGATTGGATTCTACGCTGGCGACCATGGCGATGGGGAGCCGTTCGATGGAGTTTTAGGGACTTTGGCTCATGCCTTCTCGCCGCCGAGTGGGCATTTTCATTTGGACAGCGATGAGAGCTGG
The nucleotide sequence above comes from Cucurbita pepo subsp. pepo cultivar mu-cu-16 chromosome LG11, ASM280686v2, whole genome shotgun sequence. Encoded proteins:
- the LOC111805739 gene encoding metalloendoproteinase 2-MMP-like, whose translation is MKSLPLILALFSLSILAHPHPISAHIFPNASSIPSWLNRTKYAWDQFQNLKGCRPGDHLTGLSNLKTYLNKFGYIPNSPSNFSDLFDNVLQSALLTYQKNFNLNATGFLDDQTLAQIQLPRCGIADIINGASSMNSGSPVAHNATRFHSVSHYSFFPGRPRWPDHRRDLTYAFAPENGLTNEVKGVFTRAFARWAAVTPLTFTAVESFRAADIRIGFYAGDHGDGEPFDGVLGTLAHAFSPPSGHFHLDSDESWVVNGDLRSAPVTAIDLESVAVHEIGHLLGLGHSSVEESIMFPTITSRTRKVDLAVDDVTGIQELYGANPNGNPSPPSSTTTPPSSVQERDMSRKGGAPKVLNSWWSPLVVAAVELFLMRQ